The following proteins are encoded in a genomic region of Phragmites australis chromosome 9, lpPhrAust1.1, whole genome shotgun sequence:
- the LOC133929350 gene encoding protein PLASTID MOVEMENT IMPAIRED 2-like: protein MESTMDRNSVESRLGDAMSIFGQGIDVRRPGRSRRRATQKNLSPEIEQPVKPSMDRLHQRRAVAEREQTRAESELSRTRTMAKELERQIEQTSAKARSHRWELQGTRASGSGRKKGLADVEAPGVDHPQEINTLYVEVMQELDRVKREIRKLLREVKSATEAKAKAERDAETPTLRVMSSDSRVPDSGKREAGEANEDRAIAELAEAGGFGKGMQMQATRTRAKGLHRDTSSESDTEERFATASSSDVGLRDAEMAMVPATETDHVENDEWALTITQHDDSSLQAAEAELHSARIELECIKEEGLRFVNSIERTRKETARVAEEISRLKEQEKKASAQVQQLDAKLFRARSRLEAATAADESAEAMLAELSAALKQLGEETEVAEKEKALTELENRCVREDAENVSAEIAAAEQRVRESVRELEAARASEAAATEKLKAVVDSAMLARAAVTSQRSGNATIPRFEYEYLTGRADVVRAVAEKKVSAAQAWVEALRAGEKEMAMRAEAIEREIGETMAGQAETAGGHRATGHEPRDGPQQRDAEATGAQRERGAGGVGSGKDTVIVNGAEDEVTVVQHQEEEEGIDTEVPEAYRGKV, encoded by the coding sequence AATTTGTCACCTGAGATCGAACAACCGGTGAAACCCAGCATGGACAGGCTGCATCAACGCAGGGCCGTTGCGGAGCGAGAGCAAACCCGTGCCGAGTCCGAGCTATCAAGGACAAGAACCATGGCTAAGGAGCTGGAGCGACAGATCGAGCAGACCAGtgccaaggcgaggtctcacagATGGGAGCTCCAAGGAACGCGCGCAAGCGGCAGCGGAAGAAAGAAAGGCCTCGCCGACGTCGAGGCACCCGGCGTCGATCATCCTCAGGAGATCAACACGCTGTACGTCGAGGTGATGCAGGAGCTGGACCGCGTCAAGAGGGAGATCCGGaagctgctgcgcgaggtgaagTCTGCGACAGAGGCCAAGGCCAAAGCCGAGAGAGACGCGGAGACTCCAACGCTCAGGGTGATGAGCTCTGATTCGCGTGTCCCTGACAGCGGGAAGCGCGAGGCCGGCGAGGCAAACGAAGATCGCGCCATAGCAGAGCTCGCCGAGGCCGGCGGATTCGGCAAGGGCATGCAGATGCAGGCCACGCGGACGCGCGCCAAGGGGCTCCACAGAGATACGAGCAGCGAGAGTGACACTGAAGAGAGGTTCGCCACGGCGAGCAGCTCCGATGTGGGACTCCGGGACGCCGAGATGGCGATGGTGCCAGCAACGGAGACGGATCACGTCGAGAACGACGAGTGGGCACTGACGATCACGCAACACGATGATTCATCGCTGCAGGCTGCAGAAGCCGAGCTGCATTCAGCGAGGATAGAGCTGGAGTGCATCAAAGAAGAGGGACTCCGGTTCGTGAACTCCATCGAACGCACGCGCAAGGAGACGGCGCGGGTcgccgaggagatcagccggctCAAGGAGCAGGAGAAGAAGGCCAGCGCGCAGGTGCAGCAGCTGGACGCCAAGCTGTTCAGGGCCAGGTCCCGGCTGGAGGCCGCCACGGCCGCCGATGAGAGTGCCGAGGCGATGCTCGCCGAGCTATCTGCGGCGCTGAAGCAGCTGGGCGAGGAAACCGAGGTGGCGGAGAAGGAGAAGGCGCTGACGGAGCTGGAGAACCGGTGCGTCAGAGAAGACGCCGAGAACGTCAGCGCCGAGATCGCCGCGGCCGAGCAAAGGGTCCGGGAGTCGGTGAGGGAGCTCGAAGCGGCGAGGGCATCTGAGGCCGCAGCGACGGAGAAGTTGAAGGCCGTGGTTGACAGCGCGATGCTGGCCAGGGCGGCCGTGACGTCGCAGAGGTCCGGCAACGCGACGATCCCCAGGTTCGAGTACGAGTACCTGACCGGCCGCGCCGATGTCGTCCGAGCGGTCGCCGAGAAGAAGGTGTCAGCCGCACAGGCCTGGGTGGAGGCGCTGCGCGCCGGCGAGAAGGAGATGGCGATGCGTGCGGAGGCGATCGAGAGGGAAATTGGTGAAACGATGGCCGGGCAAGCGGAGACCGCGGGTGGTCATCGCGCAACGGGGCATGAGCCGCGCGATGGCCCGCAGCAGCGAGACGCGGAGGCCACCGGCGCCCAGAGAGAGCGAGGTGCCGGCGGCGTCGGGTCAGGCAAGGACACTGTCATCGTCAATGGCGCGGAAGACGAGGTCACCGTCGTTCAGCatcaagaagaagaggagggcaTTGATACCGAAGTACCTGAAGCTTATCGCGGGAAGGTGTAG
- the LOC133929349 gene encoding uncharacterized protein LOC133929349 produces MARDGGSGLPAAERRRVALRVLLAGGESSSSSLPPAAEEAVRPPSKGLLRGLGCTSAAAAQAHNPAAAADWRGLGCTSVAASQAHAPAAAVDAARSSADWRGRRRRKGKERRKARGGGSGVVSGGGMGGDVWYTPGIPFAAEASSVDCVVAPHQPTVVTRRHAHAERPRRERPGAPPARRVTMREHMSSSPMNSPPQHGMPFIDADRIPSARNRHMSGLRHSRARLEEEMMMFRARLLLGRMGMYDQYQDWRLDVDNMTYEELLDLEDRIGYVSTGLREDEIIRSLRMVKYSALNYKHFSTEMDKRCSICQEEFETNEEAGKLNCGHSYHVHCIKQWLSRKNACPVCKTTVSKT; encoded by the exons ATGGCCCGCGATGGCGGCAGCGGGTTACCGGCGGCGGAGCGGCGGAGAGTGGCGCTGCGTGTCCTTCTCGCCGGTGGAGagtcctcctcgtcctcgctgccgccggcggcggaggaggccgtGAGGCCGCCGAGCAAGGGGCTGCTGCGCGGGCTCGGGTgcacgtcggcggcggcggcccagGCCCACAATCCGGCCGCTGCGGCGGACTGGCGCGGGCTCGGGTGCACGTCGGTGGCGGCGTCCCAGGCTCACGCGCCAGCCGCTGCGGTGGACGCCGCGCGGTCTTCGGCGGACTGGCGCGGGAGGCGACggaggaaggggaaggagaggCGGAAGGCGAGGGGCGGAGGAAGCGGCGTTGTGAGTGGTGGGGGGATGGGCGGGGACGTGTGGTATACTCCGGGGATACCGTTCGCCGCCGAGGCGTCGTCGGTGGATTGCGTGGTGGCGCCGCACCAGCCGACGGTGGTTACGCGCCGCCACGCCCATGCAGAGAGGCCGCGCAGAGAg AGGCCCGGCGCACCTCCGGCTAGGAGGGTCACCATGCGGGAGCACATGTCCTCGTCTCCCATGAATTCACCGCCACAGCATGGCATGCCGTTCATTGATGCCGACCGTATACCTTCTGCCCGCAACCGACATATGAGTGGGCTCCGGCACTCTCGCGCACGGCTTGAGGAAGAG ATGATGATGTTTCGAGCAAGGCTATTATTGGGAAGAATGGGTATGTATGACCAGTATCAGGATTGGCGCCTTGATGTTGATAACATGACATACGAG GAACTGCTAGATCTTGAGGACCGGATTGGCTATGTAAGTACAGGGTTGCGCGAGGATGAGATCATTCGAAGCCTTAGGATGGTCAAATACTCGGCACTAAACTACAAGCATTTTTCAACAGAAATGGATAAGAGATGTAGCATTTGTCAA GAAGAGTTTGAAACAAACGAGGAAGCTGGGAAGCTCAATTGCGGCCACAGCTACCATGTGCATTGCATAAAGCAGTGGCTCTCCCGGAAGAACGCCTGCCCGGTTTGCAAGACCACTGTCTCAAAGACCTGA